A region of the Pseudomonadota bacterium genome:
AAATCCGTCCCCATCCGTGTGGCTTGTGGCTTGTGGCCTTATGTCTTCTCGCAATGTCCTGTCTTCGGCAGGATTAAGGCTTACGAAATTAGTTTTACCCCTGTCCCTTGTCAGTGCCTGACTACTATGGTTTTACACGAGAATAATAGCTTCAGCTTCACCCATATCAAGCAATCCCGAAAGAAAAATTGATTCTGCCTGTCTTGCCTCATCGGGCAACAATGGCTCGACTTTTATCCACCCCGGTTTATCTGTTTTCCACAATAAAGGTTGTGATGCCATTTCAATGTCTACCCTCTGCGGGATATAAACCTTGCCTGCCTTTTTGATTAGTTCCAGCAAACCGGCTTCATGTAAATGAAGAATTGGGCCGGTATCACAGACAATAAGTCTCACTTTTTATCTCCAAGACCATCTTTTACTTTTATAGCCCATTCAATATCTTCCTTCATAAACTGTTCGGCCAATTTGAGACGGTTGTGCATGATAAATTCCTGCAGGGCAGTCCGTAAAACCTCTGCTTCGTTTGTAAACCAACCATTTTGAATATAGTTATTAACTTCTGCCCTCATCCTCTCCGGTAGGGTAACGCTAATTGCCTTCATCTAAATACCTCCTGTATTT
Encoded here:
- a CDS encoding ribbon-helix-helix domain-containing protein, encoding MKAISVTLPERMRAEVNNYIQNGWFTNEAEVLRTALQEFIMHNRLKLAEQFMKEDIEWAIKVKDGLGDKK